The Pandoraea vervacti DNA window CCGAGGGCGAAACCCTGCACGATCCGCAATGCCACGAGCAGAATCGGCGCCCAAATGCCGATTTGCGCATAGGTCGGCAACAGGCCCATCAGTACCGAGGCCACGCCCATTACCGAGACCGTTGCGAGCATCAGGTTACGGCGACCGAACTTGTCGCCCAGCGAGCCGCAGATGATCGCGCCGAGCGGTCGCGCGGCGAGCCCCACGCCGAACGTGGCGAGCGAGGCGAGAAGCGCCGAGGTCGGTTCCATCGCCGGGAAAAACAGCTTCGGCAGCAAAGTCGCGGCCAATGCGCCATACAACGTGAAGTCGAACCATTCCAGTGCGGTGCCGATGGTCGCAGCGGTCACCGCTCGCGTTTGCATCGATGCGTCCGGCACCGAGGGCGTTGCGTGTGTCATGCCTGTCTCCTGACGATGATTTGTCGTTATGCCTCATCGTCGCAGGGGCTTCACGAACTGGATATCGGCATCTGCCGCAGTCGTGCAGTCGTGAGCCCGGCGCTCGCGAGGACCGCCCGGGCGTATCCCGGGCTGGCAAACAGGATGGTAATGAGCCTGTTGGAACACCGTTCCAGACTGGAATTTAATGCCATAATGTGAAATTCGACGCGAAATTTCGTGCGGCATCCAGTGGGACATACCGTGCGAAATCGAGCGCGAAAATGAAATGCGGCAAACCGCAGAGGAGACATGCATGAACGGCGTCATGGAGCGCACACTTGCCATTCTGGAATTGCTCGCCCAGCAAGTCGGCGGCACGCCGCTGGCATTCATTGCCGACGAACTCGACATCCCCCGCAGTGCCTGCCATCGCTTGCTCACCGACCTCAAGGGCTTCGGCTACGTGCGTCAGTTACGCGAGCATGGCGATTACGTGCTGACGACGAAGCTCGTGGGGCTGGGGTTGAGTTTCCTCAGTACGTCCGGCATCGTGGACATGGCGCAGACGATTCTCGACCGGCTCGCGGAAACATCCGGCGAACTGGTGCGTCTGGCGATCGTCGACGGCGATCGCATCACGTGGGTCGCGAAGGCGCAGGGGGCGAGCAAGGGGTTGAAGTACGACCCCGACATGGGCATGGACACGATCCTGTCGTGTTCGGCCACGGGCCACGCGTGGATGATGACGATGAGCGACGAGCGCGCGCTGGCGCTGGTGAGCCGGCAGGGCTTCGGGCAGCCGAAGGACTACGGCCCGAATGCCCCCACGACGGTGCAGGGCGTCCTGGCATTTCTGGCGGCCGCGCGCGCTCGCGGCTACGCTACGATCAACGAAGTGTTCTCGCCCGGCATGACGGCGATGGCCGCGCCGATTCTGCGTCGCGGCTATCCTGCGCTGGGCGTGATCAGCATTGCGGGGCCGTTGGTCCGCCTGGACGAAGCGCGCATGACGCAACTCGGTCCGGCGTTGCTCGCGGCGGCGTCTGAACTGGCGGCCGCGAGCCAAACATCGCCGTTGTTCGACCGGATTCGTCAGGCATCCTGATCATTACCGCCGTGCCCACCGGCGAGGGTTTGCCTCGTACGCGCTTATCGCAGCGAACACGATAGCCAATGCGCAATGCGGACCCCGTCCAGACGAGAGCCTTCGGGGGTATCGCTGCCGAGCATCGTCACGATCACGGGGCGCTGTTTGTGAACCATCACGCGCATCACCATGTTGTGCCCCGACTCGTTGATGAAACCCGTTTTCTGAACGCTCGCGTGCACCTTGCCGTAACGGACCAACCGGTTCGTGTTGACGTACTGCAGTTGCCCCTTGCCGGTGCGCACGCGCTGCTGGTGATCGATGGAGTAGCGGCG harbors:
- a CDS encoding IclR family transcriptional regulator — its product is MNGVMERTLAILELLAQQVGGTPLAFIADELDIPRSACHRLLTDLKGFGYVRQLREHGDYVLTTKLVGLGLSFLSTSGIVDMAQTILDRLAETSGELVRLAIVDGDRITWVAKAQGASKGLKYDPDMGMDTILSCSATGHAWMMTMSDERALALVSRQGFGQPKDYGPNAPTTVQGVLAFLAAARARGYATINEVFSPGMTAMAAPILRRGYPALGVISIAGPLVRLDEARMTQLGPALLAAASELAAASQTSPLFDRIRQAS